A genomic region of Novipirellula aureliae contains the following coding sequences:
- a CDS encoding arylsulfatase yields the protein MRFDVRTLVGAVLGAVLSGGLFSTVLSAQQPPNIVVILVDDLGYSDIGCYGGEIETPNLDALASGGVRFSQFYNTAKCHSSRVSLLTGQYCIAAGDTALSHAVTSAEVLRDSGYFTAMAGKWHLKEQPTDFGFDRYFGHLSGACNYFAGDNSFRLNGEPWTVPKSDFYTTVANIDYALDFLGQARQTSKPFYLYVAFNAPHAPLHALPEDYAKYKGRYDAGWDIIRDARIAKQKATGLLPQDLVPSPRPEHVRAWDKLVPWQRDYEINRMVTLAAMIDRVDQEVGRLVDDLRRHDELDNTMILFVSDNGACPYDRKVPRLNVEPTNANVSLADSTGWSWARNAPFRFYKQNQFEGGISTPGILHWPSGLKRQAGTIVDTPVHLIDVLPTLADVAGATIPSEHPERDLRPVSGVSLKPILAGDELDRPEPIHLQFATDYGLRDGDWKLVNFKGQAWELYNMVEDRAETNNLAAAEPERLNRMIEKWKQMSLDVLKSPRLANPKILPAEDPKSNREWTVYSDTDELPVRWTRKNTPNSAKKQSQGTAKDAPL from the coding sequence ATGCGTTTTGATGTGCGGACTCTGGTTGGTGCAGTGCTGGGCGCAGTTCTGAGCGGCGGATTGTTTTCGACCGTTTTGTCGGCTCAGCAACCGCCGAATATCGTCGTGATCTTGGTCGACGATTTAGGCTATTCCGATATTGGTTGTTATGGAGGCGAAATCGAGACGCCCAACCTTGACGCACTCGCATCAGGGGGCGTGCGGTTTTCGCAGTTTTACAATACCGCCAAGTGCCATTCGTCGCGTGTCTCGCTGTTAACGGGACAGTACTGCATTGCGGCTGGCGATACGGCACTCAGCCATGCGGTGACGTCCGCCGAAGTGCTCCGCGACTCGGGCTATTTTACAGCGATGGCGGGCAAATGGCATTTGAAAGAACAGCCAACCGATTTTGGCTTTGATCGATACTTTGGTCATTTAAGTGGAGCCTGTAATTACTTCGCGGGCGACAATTCTTTTCGCCTCAACGGAGAACCTTGGACCGTCCCCAAGTCCGACTTTTACACAACGGTAGCCAACATCGATTACGCGTTAGATTTTCTAGGGCAAGCACGACAAACATCGAAACCTTTCTACTTGTATGTGGCATTCAATGCACCGCATGCTCCGCTGCATGCATTACCGGAAGATTATGCTAAGTACAAAGGCCGCTACGATGCGGGTTGGGACATTATTCGCGATGCGAGAATCGCGAAACAGAAAGCAACCGGCTTGTTGCCGCAAGACTTGGTGCCGAGTCCTCGTCCCGAGCATGTTCGCGCTTGGGACAAGCTAGTTCCTTGGCAACGCGATTATGAAATTAATCGGATGGTGACTTTGGCTGCCATGATCGATCGAGTTGATCAGGAAGTCGGGCGTTTGGTTGATGATCTGCGGCGTCACGATGAACTCGACAATACCATGATACTGTTCGTTTCTGACAATGGTGCGTGCCCCTACGATCGCAAAGTTCCGCGATTAAATGTTGAACCAACGAACGCAAACGTATCGTTGGCTGATTCGACGGGTTGGTCTTGGGCACGCAATGCCCCGTTTCGGTTCTACAAACAAAACCAGTTTGAAGGTGGTATTAGCACGCCCGGCATCCTGCATTGGCCAAGCGGTTTGAAAAGGCAAGCCGGAACGATTGTCGACACGCCGGTTCATTTGATCGATGTGTTGCCAACGCTTGCCGATGTCGCTGGAGCAACCATTCCCAGCGAGCATCCCGAACGAGACCTGCGACCTGTATCCGGCGTTTCGCTTAAGCCAATTCTGGCCGGGGACGAGCTCGATCGACCCGAGCCGATTCACTTACAGTTCGCAACCGATTATGGACTTCGTGATGGCGATTGGAAGCTAGTCAATTTCAAAGGCCAAGCATGGGAACTGTACAACATGGTTGAGGATCGCGCGGAGACAAACAACTTGGCCGCAGCCGAACCAGAGCGACTCAATCGCATGATCGAAAAATGGAAACAGATGAGTCTCGACGTCTTGAAGTCGCCGCGTTTGGCCAATCCAAAAATACTGCCAGCGGAAGACCCAAAATCGAATCGTGAATGGACTGTCTATAGCGATACTGACGAGTTGCCTGTGAGGTGGACGCGCAAAAACACGCCGAATTCCGCCAAGAAACAGTCTCAAGGAACGGCGAAGGATGCCCCCCTTTGA
- the hemW gene encoding radical SAM family heme chaperone HemW, which translates to MTIDSSFWPTPRAAYVHVPFCRHRCGYCNFSVIAGRDDLIGRFIAAVDRELSLLECPEIDTLFIGGGTPTHLPTAELSKLLSLLQRRFRFVEGIEWSVEANPEDIDSEKLDLLVEFGVNRISLGVQSFQSEKLKLLQRGHRRSEAMQAIASSAARIENVSIDLIFAAPGETVEGWRDDLRTALGLPIKHLSAYALTFEKGTSFWSRRMHGKLNSLDENSELEMYELTRQITRDHHFKHYEISNFAFDGYESQHNIRYWEGRGWFAAGPGAARFVAGRREVNHRSPTTYLSRIESGRSPNAESELITPIQYARERAAFGIRMLRGIDLTQLSIETEIDLWARCDSAITRSLEMDLIERIGDRLRLTEKGILFADTVASDLLS; encoded by the coding sequence ATGACGATCGATTCAAGTTTTTGGCCGACGCCCCGCGCCGCCTACGTCCACGTCCCCTTTTGCCGCCATCGATGTGGCTATTGCAACTTTAGCGTGATCGCAGGCCGTGATGACTTGATCGGTCGTTTTATCGCGGCCGTCGACCGCGAATTGTCGCTGTTGGAATGTCCCGAAATCGATACGCTGTTTATTGGCGGAGGAACACCGACGCATCTACCCACTGCTGAACTGAGCAAGCTGTTGAGTTTATTGCAACGACGTTTTCGGTTTGTCGAGGGCATCGAGTGGAGTGTCGAAGCGAATCCCGAAGACATCGATTCCGAGAAGTTGGATCTGCTTGTTGAATTTGGAGTCAACCGAATCAGTCTTGGGGTCCAGTCATTTCAAAGTGAGAAACTCAAATTACTCCAGCGGGGCCATCGTCGTAGCGAGGCGATGCAGGCGATCGCGTCGTCAGCCGCAAGGATCGAAAATGTCTCGATTGACTTGATCTTTGCGGCGCCTGGTGAAACGGTCGAAGGTTGGCGCGATGATCTGCGGACGGCTCTCGGGCTGCCGATCAAGCATCTGTCGGCGTACGCTCTGACCTTTGAAAAAGGGACGTCGTTTTGGAGCCGGCGAATGCACGGGAAGCTAAACTCTCTTGATGAGAATTCGGAATTGGAGATGTACGAGTTGACCCGCCAAATAACACGTGATCACCACTTCAAGCATTACGAGATATCGAACTTCGCCTTTGACGGATACGAGAGCCAGCACAATATTCGCTATTGGGAAGGTCGTGGATGGTTCGCTGCGGGCCCGGGAGCTGCACGGTTTGTAGCGGGCCGCCGCGAGGTGAACCACCGCAGTCCGACCACCTATTTAAGCCGTATCGAAAGTGGTCGATCGCCCAACGCAGAATCCGAGTTGATTACGCCGATCCAGTACGCACGCGAACGGGCGGCATTCGGTATCCGCATGCTCCGCGGCATCGACTTGACTCAGTTAAGCATTGAAACCGAAATCGATCTTTGGGCTCGGTGTGATTCAGCGATCACGCGGTCGTTGGAAATGGATTTGATCGAGCGGATCGGGGATCGGCTGCGTTTGACGGAGAAAGGAATCTTGTTCGCCGACACCGTTGCCTCCGATTTGCTTTCGTAA
- a CDS encoding sialate O-acetylesterase: MTRTANSIIAVFATLCCISQAIAGKPLKIYIMTGQSNMVGTGGISTFDHIGDDPETAPLLKKMLGPDGEPKVCERVWISSLNGKMNQYGGEGFGKLTAGYGVRRADPTKPDDFIGPEYMFGITMEESYDGPILIIKTAWGGQNLSVDFRSPGSGPYEMNDRQVELYTERGSLEKLRAQKKEATGRNYRYMVDHVKKVLGDIKRIYPDYDPDDGYELSGFVWFQGWNDFSDTATYPDSYGAKQYDQYGKLLAQFIRDVRKDLEAPKLPFVVGVIGIYGNYTPNTFKVVNKSDQRMKLFRQAMAAPAEMEEFKGSVVAVQTAPFREDTLGFIEQKQLKVQAMGRKLANKQADGANASGTMTPEQRRAYLNDYRAEILTPEEIALWDRATSIGGFVHYYGSAKFHAQAGKAFAEALLEMEEKSFYLPKP; encoded by the coding sequence ATGACACGAACCGCTAATTCCATAATCGCCGTCTTTGCGACCTTGTGCTGCATCAGTCAAGCGATTGCAGGGAAACCGCTCAAAATCTACATCATGACTGGGCAGTCAAATATGGTCGGCACGGGTGGTATCTCGACCTTCGACCATATTGGAGACGATCCCGAAACCGCACCCTTGCTCAAGAAAATGCTTGGCCCCGACGGCGAACCGAAAGTCTGTGAAAGAGTTTGGATCTCGTCGCTGAACGGAAAAATGAACCAATACGGCGGTGAGGGATTCGGCAAGTTGACAGCCGGTTACGGTGTCCGCAGGGCAGATCCCACGAAACCCGACGATTTCATCGGGCCTGAGTACATGTTCGGCATCACAATGGAAGAGTCATACGATGGGCCGATCTTGATTATCAAGACGGCTTGGGGTGGTCAAAATCTTAGTGTCGACTTCCGATCGCCAGGCTCCGGTCCTTACGAAATGAATGACCGGCAGGTGGAACTCTACACCGAACGGGGCTCACTCGAGAAGCTTAGGGCGCAGAAAAAGGAGGCGACGGGACGAAACTATCGCTACATGGTGGATCATGTCAAAAAGGTCCTGGGCGATATCAAGCGGATCTATCCAGACTACGATCCGGACGATGGCTATGAACTATCTGGCTTCGTTTGGTTTCAAGGATGGAACGACTTCTCTGACACGGCTACGTATCCAGATAGTTATGGTGCGAAGCAGTATGATCAATACGGCAAATTATTGGCGCAGTTCATACGCGATGTCCGTAAGGACTTGGAGGCTCCAAAGCTTCCGTTTGTTGTGGGCGTGATCGGTATCTACGGGAATTACACACCCAACACCTTCAAGGTTGTAAACAAATCAGACCAGCGCATGAAGCTTTTCCGTCAAGCGATGGCCGCACCAGCAGAAATGGAAGAGTTTAAAGGAAGCGTCGTTGCCGTTCAGACAGCACCATTCAGAGAAGACACACTTGGATTCATCGAGCAGAAACAACTCAAGGTACAAGCCATGGGGAGAAAATTGGCGAACAAGCAAGCTGACGGAGCAAACGCAAGTGGAACAATGACTCCCGAGCAGAGGAGAGCTTATCTTAACGATTACAGAGCTGAAATACTCACCCCTGAAGAGATTGCCCTGTGGGACCGCGCTACCTCGATCGGCGGCTTCGTTCACTATTACGGCTCGGCTAAATTTCATGCTCAGGCTGGCAAGGCGTTTGCCGAGGCATTACTGGAGATGGAAGAGAAGTCATTTTACTTGCCAAAGCCATAA
- the cysS gene encoding cysteine--tRNA ligase, protein MSTVTATNSASKNASIQAPIRIYNTLSKTKEVFQPLHSPHVGIYLCGPTVYAESHIGHMVGPVIFDTVKRYLTYCGYQVTLVVNITDVDDKLIAKSRERGIPMSQIACEMTADYLSNLKELGVNQIDHLPRATDHMDQIIRFIETLIEKGHAYEVDGDVFFDVTKDPNYGQLSNRSIEAQQGEGGEAAAKKKSAGDFALWKNARAGEIAWESPWGKGRPGWHIECSAMSHQILGDTFDIHGGGLDLMFPHHENERAQSSCCHGAPMVKYWMHNGLMRAGEKGKVGGKSDREATPEEAASGKISRSKGAGGLSDLIRFHTGERIRFFLLRTHYRSTIVYGEEGLLEAGTSLDSFYRLFNRFAEITGQSFYDLEPAKTRSEGDVAASKDSLLAEMKSIRDKFLAAMDDDFNTGSAISVLFDTVRLLNRFIDKKQLTANSDKNLAEMASLVQAFTIVRELTSVLGLFIKEPPKSGNDDGGAETLDNVVKLLIDLRREARERKDYAMGDAIRDRLASIGISLLDKKEGTTWERSS, encoded by the coding sequence ATGAGCACTGTTACGGCAACCAATTCGGCTTCCAAGAATGCTAGCATCCAAGCTCCCATTCGGATTTACAATACTCTAAGCAAAACCAAGGAAGTATTTCAGCCTTTGCATTCGCCCCACGTTGGCATCTACTTGTGTGGCCCGACGGTCTATGCGGAATCACATATTGGCCACATGGTCGGCCCCGTGATCTTTGATACGGTCAAGCGGTATTTGACCTACTGTGGTTACCAGGTGACCTTGGTCGTCAACATCACGGATGTTGACGACAAGCTGATCGCCAAGAGTCGCGAGCGGGGGATTCCGATGAGTCAGATTGCCTGCGAGATGACCGCAGACTATTTGTCAAACTTAAAAGAATTGGGGGTCAACCAAATTGATCATTTGCCGCGTGCGACCGATCACATGGACCAAATCATTCGCTTCATCGAAACGCTCATCGAAAAAGGGCATGCCTATGAAGTCGATGGGGATGTCTTTTTCGATGTCACCAAAGACCCCAATTACGGGCAATTGTCCAATCGTAGTATTGAGGCGCAGCAGGGTGAAGGTGGTGAAGCGGCAGCCAAGAAGAAGTCGGCAGGCGATTTCGCTCTTTGGAAGAACGCTCGTGCAGGTGAGATTGCTTGGGAAAGCCCTTGGGGAAAAGGACGACCGGGTTGGCATATCGAGTGTTCGGCGATGAGCCACCAAATCCTCGGAGACACATTCGATATCCACGGCGGTGGACTCGACTTGATGTTCCCTCATCACGAAAACGAACGAGCACAAAGTAGTTGCTGCCATGGTGCGCCGATGGTCAAGTATTGGATGCACAACGGGCTAATGCGGGCTGGCGAAAAGGGTAAGGTTGGCGGCAAGAGCGATCGCGAAGCAACGCCCGAAGAAGCAGCATCGGGTAAAATCAGCCGCAGCAAGGGTGCTGGCGGATTATCTGATTTGATCCGTTTTCATACGGGCGAACGAATCCGCTTCTTTTTGCTTCGGACCCACTATCGATCGACGATTGTTTATGGCGAAGAAGGGCTCCTCGAGGCTGGCACGTCGCTCGATTCATTTTATCGTTTGTTCAATCGATTTGCCGAAATCACGGGTCAATCGTTTTACGATCTCGAACCTGCCAAAACGAGAAGCGAAGGTGACGTCGCTGCGAGCAAGGATTCTTTGTTGGCGGAAATGAAATCGATTCGCGACAAGTTTTTGGCTGCGATGGATGACGATTTCAATACGGGTTCCGCCATTAGTGTGCTGTTCGATACCGTGCGTCTGCTCAATCGATTTATTGATAAGAAACAGTTGACTGCGAATAGCGACAAAAATCTCGCTGAAATGGCATCACTTGTTCAAGCCTTTACCATTGTCCGCGAACTCACGTCCGTACTCGGCCTCTTTATCAAAGAACCGCCCAAGAGTGGCAACGATGATGGTGGGGCCGAAACGCTTGATAACGTTGTGAAACTTTTAATTGATTTACGACGTGAAGCACGTGAACGAAAGGACTATGCGATGGGCGATGCGATTCGCGACCGGCTCGCGAGTATCGGTATCTCGCTGTTGGATAAAAAAGAAGGCACAACTTGGGAACGGAGTTCGTGA
- a CDS encoding FAD:protein FMN transferase: MLCEITRKAMGTEFVIMLHADSVADSYATDAAVEAADLVEQIERELTVYSPESEISKINASAFQEPVRPSVPTYRLLKRAVELSQITSGAFDITAAPLVETWGFTRRSGRKPSPEQVQEALSKVGYQSLILNDSDGSVAFKREGMSINMGAIGKGDALDRMAALLKEKGVADFLIHGGNSSVIASGNQHPESTLGWSVGLAHPTKPQRRLAGLWLKDLALATSGSGKQFFHHHGRRYGHVIDPRTGYPNGDLSSLTIAMPSATDADAIATALFVEGAAKAAEYHAANPFPFAIMTHSTDQQDRVEVETLGEIGWIEEPGTMSKPG, translated from the coding sequence ATGTTATGTGAAATTACACGAAAGGCGATGGGGACCGAATTTGTCATCATGCTTCATGCTGATTCGGTGGCCGATTCGTATGCGACCGACGCCGCTGTCGAAGCTGCGGATTTGGTTGAGCAAATAGAGCGTGAACTGACCGTCTATTCCCCAGAAAGCGAAATTTCAAAAATCAACGCGTCGGCGTTTCAAGAGCCGGTCCGCCCTTCCGTGCCAACCTACCGACTGCTTAAACGGGCGGTTGAACTTAGTCAAATCACCTCGGGCGCCTTTGACATCACGGCCGCTCCATTGGTCGAAACCTGGGGATTTACTCGCCGCAGTGGGCGGAAACCCTCGCCAGAGCAGGTTCAAGAGGCCTTGTCAAAAGTCGGCTACCAGAGCTTGATTCTCAATGATTCCGATGGCTCGGTTGCTTTCAAACGCGAAGGAATGTCAATCAATATGGGAGCGATCGGCAAGGGAGACGCCTTGGACCGGATGGCCGCACTCCTCAAAGAAAAGGGGGTCGCTGATTTTCTGATTCATGGCGGCAATAGCAGCGTGATCGCATCCGGCAACCAGCATCCCGAAAGCACTCTTGGCTGGTCGGTCGGTCTGGCCCATCCTACAAAACCGCAGCGACGGTTGGCTGGACTTTGGCTGAAGGATCTGGCGCTTGCCACCAGCGGATCAGGAAAACAGTTTTTTCACCACCACGGACGCCGTTATGGGCATGTCATCGACCCAAGAACAGGCTATCCCAACGGTGATTTGTCATCTCTAACCATCGCGATGCCCAGTGCAACGGATGCTGATGCCATCGCGACTGCGCTCTTTGTCGAGGGAGCGGCCAAGGCGGCCGAGTATCATGCAGCCAACCCTTTTCCGTTTGCTATCATGACGCATTCGACTGACCAGCAGGACAGGGTGGAGGTCGAAACGCTCGGCGAAATCGGGTGGATTGAAGAGCCTGGCACCATGAGCAAACCTGGTTGA
- a CDS encoding sulfite exporter TauE/SafE family protein, translating into MLFNLCPLDILLLLIGSFGIGFSKAGFPGVSMLHVVLFASVFEAKLSTGVLLPMLVIGDICAIKFFGRKADWKHVRRLLPPTLVGIVTGWAMMGLLDDGKFRALVGGIILTLTMVQIIRSWRPSAFEHVPHQAWFAIVLGLLAGMTTMLANAAGPVVALYLLAVNLPKWELIGSSAWLFFVLNVIKLPLSFSLGLITPSTLLIGAVFSAAIPIGMMSGRWLVSRVPQVWFNSILLAFTAIAACRLLGLF; encoded by the coding sequence ATGCTGTTCAACCTTTGCCCTCTCGATATCCTGCTTTTGCTGATTGGTTCGTTTGGAATTGGGTTCAGCAAAGCCGGGTTTCCTGGCGTTAGCATGCTGCACGTGGTGTTGTTTGCGAGTGTTTTCGAAGCCAAACTATCGACGGGCGTGCTCTTGCCCATGCTCGTGATCGGCGATATCTGTGCGATCAAGTTTTTTGGTCGCAAGGCGGATTGGAAACATGTTCGGCGTCTACTACCACCAACGCTCGTTGGCATCGTCACAGGATGGGCGATGATGGGGTTGCTCGATGATGGCAAGTTTCGTGCGCTAGTTGGCGGCATTATTTTGACGCTGACAATGGTCCAAATCATTCGGAGTTGGCGGCCCTCGGCTTTTGAACACGTGCCCCACCAAGCATGGTTCGCAATCGTCTTGGGACTGCTCGCTGGGATGACAACGATGTTGGCGAATGCGGCTGGGCCAGTGGTGGCGCTCTATCTGCTGGCTGTCAATCTGCCGAAATGGGAATTAATCGGCAGCAGTGCATGGCTGTTCTTTGTGCTCAACGTTATCAAATTGCCGCTTAGTTTTAGCTTGGGACTGATTACGCCTAGCACCCTTTTGATCGGTGCCGTTTTCTCGGCCGCCATCCCCATCGGCATGATGTCGGGACGTTGGCTGGTCAGCCGCGTGCCACAAGTCTGGTTCAACAGTATCTTGCTGGCCTTTACTGCCATCGCCGCTTGCCGACTGCTTGGCCTGTTTTAA
- a CDS encoding SlyX family protein, whose amino-acid sequence MPTNPPHDSNVDDRLINFEMHIAHLQRVVDQLNEVVTEQAKRQDRMQNTINQLQNKIKEMKVEKETSSDPLDEKPPHY is encoded by the coding sequence ATGCCAACCAATCCACCGCACGACTCTAACGTCGATGATCGCTTGATCAATTTTGAAATGCATATTGCCCATTTGCAGCGAGTCGTTGACCAATTGAACGAGGTTGTAACGGAACAAGCAAAACGGCAAGATCGGATGCAAAACACGATCAACCAGTTGCAGAACAAGATCAAAGAAATGAAAGTCGAGAAGGAAACATCCAGCGATCCGCTCGACGAAAAACCACCTCACTATTAG
- a CDS encoding sulfatase, with protein MMLLRVLAAFIVCTAAYGERPNIIYINADDLGVMDVGFNSDRYNTPNLDKLRAEGMLFTDAYAPAANCAPSRACVLSGQYGPRHGVYTVGNSERGQSKHRKIIPIENTEFLKSNNLTIAGALKDAGYRTIHLGKWHVSPDPLQNGFDVNIGGGKAGGPSGGGYFSPFSSGPMQPFSDQYPMGTHRVDIFADQAIKFIQEHKNDPLFVHMAYYSVHTKLQPVPEFIEKYENKNVNAVYASMIEKMDQGIGKILDELERLGLKENTLVLFCSDNGGICKTSSQAPFRAGKGSYFEGGVREPMIVRWPKRIKPNSTCGVPVIGIDFFPTFLEAAGASIPEGKNLDGVSLMPLLTLSGSIPERTLFWHFPIYLEKYAGVADESHDPLFRTRPGSALRQGKWKLHEYFEDGRIELYDLQADIGERNNVAADYPEITAKLHQALKKWRKETNAPVPREPNPKYDPR; from the coding sequence ATGATGCTTCTACGAGTTTTAGCGGCATTCATCGTGTGTACCGCTGCTTACGGGGAACGGCCGAACATCATCTACATTAACGCGGATGATTTAGGCGTGATGGATGTTGGCTTCAATTCCGATCGCTACAACACGCCCAATCTCGACAAGCTGAGAGCGGAAGGCATGCTTTTTACCGACGCCTATGCACCCGCAGCCAATTGTGCACCGAGCCGAGCCTGTGTCCTGAGTGGCCAATATGGCCCGAGGCACGGCGTCTATACGGTCGGAAATTCGGAAAGAGGCCAGTCAAAGCACCGTAAGATTATTCCCATTGAAAATACAGAGTTCCTGAAATCCAACAACTTAACGATCGCGGGAGCACTTAAAGACGCTGGCTATCGAACCATTCACCTTGGAAAGTGGCATGTTAGTCCCGATCCGTTACAGAATGGTTTCGATGTCAACATCGGCGGTGGCAAAGCGGGCGGCCCGTCAGGAGGCGGTTATTTTTCGCCGTTCAGTAGTGGCCCGATGCAACCGTTCAGCGATCAATACCCGATGGGCACCCACCGCGTCGATATTTTCGCGGATCAAGCGATTAAGTTTATACAGGAACATAAAAATGATCCGCTCTTTGTTCATATGGCGTACTACTCGGTCCACACAAAACTCCAACCCGTTCCCGAGTTCATTGAGAAGTACGAGAACAAAAATGTGAATGCGGTGTATGCATCGATGATCGAAAAAATGGATCAAGGTATCGGAAAAATCCTTGATGAACTCGAAAGGCTAGGGCTAAAAGAAAACACACTGGTGCTTTTCTGTTCCGACAATGGCGGGATCTGCAAAACATCGAGCCAGGCTCCCTTTCGCGCTGGCAAGGGATCCTATTTCGAAGGAGGCGTGCGTGAGCCAATGATCGTTCGCTGGCCAAAAAGAATAAAACCGAATTCGACCTGCGGCGTTCCGGTGATCGGAATCGATTTCTTTCCGACATTCCTTGAAGCTGCTGGCGCCTCGATCCCAGAGGGTAAGAATCTTGACGGAGTCAGTCTGATGCCTTTGTTGACCCTCAGCGGATCGATTCCCGAGCGAACGCTATTTTGGCATTTCCCGATCTACCTGGAAAAGTACGCTGGCGTTGCCGATGAGTCCCACGATCCGCTCTTCCGAACCCGTCCCGGCTCCGCTCTACGCCAAGGAAAATGGAAGCTGCACGAGTATTTTGAAGACGGACGCATTGAACTCTATGATCTGCAAGCCGATATCGGAGAACGCAACAACGTCGCTGCCGACTACCCGGAAATCACCGCCAAATTACACCAAGCACTGAAGAAATGGCGAAAAGAAACGAACGCACCGGTGCCCCGAGAACCTAACCCAAAATATGACCCGCGATGA
- the ypfJ gene encoding KPN_02809 family neutral zinc metallopeptidase → MRWRGRRQSENVEDRRGVGGTAVVGGGIGVLIMALLVGLLGGNPMAVLQQGQQNVAPMQQGAGNELSEGEIEAGEFAKTILADTEDVWTKLFNEAGRRYEPPILVLFSGRVESACGMASAASGPFYCPADKKVYLDTSFFDQLANQLGAPGDFAQAYVIAHEVGHHVQNLLGYTDKVEQVRRTGSKVDANEASVRLELQADFFAGVTMNHTQRDKNVLEPGDIEEGLRAATAIGDDRLQQQSQGYVVPESFTHGTSEQRLRWFRKGLETGDLSQGDTFNTNNL, encoded by the coding sequence ATGCGTTGGCGTGGTCGTCGTCAGAGTGAAAATGTAGAGGACCGTCGAGGAGTTGGCGGCACGGCCGTCGTCGGCGGCGGCATCGGGGTGCTAATCATGGCGCTTTTGGTTGGTTTGCTCGGCGGCAACCCAATGGCTGTCCTTCAGCAAGGCCAACAAAACGTTGCTCCCATGCAACAAGGTGCTGGTAACGAACTTTCAGAGGGTGAAATCGAAGCGGGTGAATTTGCCAAGACCATTTTGGCGGATACCGAAGATGTTTGGACCAAGCTTTTTAATGAGGCCGGTCGACGCTACGAACCGCCAATTTTGGTATTGTTTAGCGGCCGAGTCGAATCGGCATGTGGGATGGCGAGCGCTGCGTCAGGTCCTTTCTATTGCCCGGCCGATAAGAAAGTCTATTTGGACACGTCATTCTTTGATCAACTCGCAAACCAGCTTGGGGCACCGGGCGACTTTGCCCAGGCTTACGTGATCGCCCACGAAGTTGGTCATCACGTTCAGAATTTGCTAGGGTACACCGACAAAGTGGAACAAGTGCGGCGGACCGGCAGCAAGGTAGATGCGAACGAAGCATCCGTGCGGCTCGAATTGCAAGCCGATTTCTTCGCCGGTGTCACGATGAATCACACCCAACGCGACAAGAACGTCCTCGAACCCGGTGACATCGAAGAAGGACTGCGAGCAGCGACCGCGATTGGCGACGACCGATTGCAACAACAAAGTCAAGGCTACGTCGTGCCCGAATCGTTTACGCATGGTACCAGTGAGCAACGTTTACGTTGGTTCCGAAAAGGTTTAGAGACAGGCGACCTGAGCCAAGGCGACACGTTCAACACGAATAATCTGTAG
- the ruvC gene encoding crossover junction endodeoxyribonuclease RuvC yields MSDNSKPLVVEKSGLRILGIDPGLNTTGYGVIEINGSTISLCEAGIIRSRPKDSIEKRLLEIHNGVSEVIEAFGPKKMALEQLFSHYTRPRTAILMGHARGVICLAASQAGIPVCHFEPTRVKKVLTGNGHAPKHQMQQAVKVQLSLATFPEPADVADALAIALCGHHLGDMSPLEALLKNR; encoded by the coding sequence GTGAGTGACAACTCCAAACCGTTGGTCGTCGAAAAATCCGGCTTACGTATTTTAGGAATCGATCCCGGGCTCAACACAACTGGCTATGGGGTCATTGAGATTAACGGTTCAACAATCTCGTTATGTGAAGCGGGGATTATCCGCAGTCGCCCGAAAGATTCGATCGAAAAGCGTTTGTTGGAAATTCACAACGGTGTTTCGGAGGTGATTGAGGCTTTCGGGCCAAAGAAAATGGCTCTTGAGCAACTGTTTTCACATTACACCCGCCCGCGTACGGCGATTTTGATGGGCCACGCCCGGGGTGTGATCTGTTTGGCCGCCAGCCAAGCGGGCATTCCTGTTTGCCACTTTGAGCCCACGCGAGTCAAGAAGGTTTTAACGGGTAACGGCCATGCACCCAAACATCAGATGCAACAAGCGGTAAAAGTTCAATTATCGCTGGCAACGTTTCCGGAACCGGCCGACGTTGCCGATGCTCTGGCGATCGCATTATGCGGCCACCACCTCGGTGACATGTCACCGCTCGAAGCATTGCTCAAGAATCGCTAG